A region from the Lycium barbarum isolate Lr01 chromosome 8, ASM1917538v2, whole genome shotgun sequence genome encodes:
- the LOC132606485 gene encoding probable polyamine transporter At3g19553, giving the protein MVSDVKNAASNKKNPKLTLLPLIALIFYEVSGGPFGVEDSVKSGGGPLLSLLGFLIFPLFWSIPEALITAELATSFPENGGYVIWISSAFGPFWGFQEGFWKWFSGVMDNALYPVLFLDYLKHSMPIFNHLVARIPALLGITVSLTYLNYRGLHIVGFSAVLLASFSLFPFLVMGILSIPRIRPRQWFVVDFKKVEWRGYFNTMFWNLNYWDKASTLAGEVEDPSRTFPKALLGAVVLVVLSYIFPLLAGTGALNSNPSEWSDGYFAEAGMLIGGVWLKWWIQAAAAMSNMGLFEAEMSSDAFQLLGMSEMGMLPSIFASRSKYGTPTISILCSATGVIFLSWMTFQEILEFLNFLYSVGMLLEFAAFIKLRIKKPDLHRPYKVPLQTFGATVLCLPPALLLLFVMYLASLKTFIVSGSVIILGLFLYPAIVHAKEKKWCHFSTKEPLGLSNDLEDRSATSELDPVVADDASLSLLGHSKKVQDSRSLAQEISTVD; this is encoded by the exons ATGGTGAGTGATGTCAAGAACGCTGCGAGTAACAAGAAAAATCCAAAACTAACTTTATTGCCTCTTATTGCTCTAATTTTCTATGAAGTTTCTGGTGGACCTTTTGGTGTAGAAGATTCAGTTAAATCAGGTGGTGGCCCTTTGTTATCCTTACTTGGTTTCTTGATTTTCCCTTTATTTTGGAGCATACCTGAAGCTCTAATTACAGCTGAGTTAGCCACTAGTTTTCCTGAAAATGGTGGCTATGTCATTTGGATATCATCAGCTTTTGGCCCTTTCTGGGGTTTCCAAGAAGGCTTTTGGAAATGGTTTAGTGGTGTCATGGATAACGCTCTTTACCCGGTATTGTTCCTCGATTACTTAAAGCATTCGATGCCCATTTTTAATCACTTGGTTGCTAGAATTCCAGCCCTGTTAGGAATTACCGTCTCTTTAACATACTTGAATTATAGAGGTCTGCATATTGTTGGTTTTTCAGCTGTTTTGCTTGCAAGTTTTTCCCTTTTCCCGTTTCTTGTAATGGGAATTCTCTCGATTCCTCGGATCAGGCCAAGACAGTGGTTTGTTGTGGATTTCAAAAAGGTCGAATGGAGGGGATACTTTAATACCATGTTTTGGAACCTGAATTACTGGGATAAGGCCAGTACTCTAGCAGGGGAAGTTGAAGATCCTAGTAGAACATTTCCAAAGGCGTTGCTCGGGGCTGTAGTTTTGGTGGTTTTGTCGTATATATTTCCACTTCTTGCTGGAACTGGAGCTTTAAATTCTAATCCTAGTGAGTGGAGTGACGGTTATTTTGCAGAAGCTGGAATGCTGATTGGCGGCGTTTGGTTAAAATGGTGGATCCAGGCTGCAGCTGCAATGTCTAATATGGGGTTGTTTGAAGCTGAAATGAGTAGTGATGCCTTCCAACTTCTCGGGATGAGCGAAATGGGAATGCTTCCTTCTATATTTGCTTCAAG ATCAAAATATGGGACGCCCACTATTAGCATCTTATGCTCTGCAACAGGCGTGATCTTTCTGTCTTGGATGACTTTTCAAGAAATCTTGGAATTTCTTAACTTCCTCTATTCAGTAGGAATGCTTCTTGAGTTTGCAGCCTTCATAAAGTTGAGGATAAAGAAACCAGATCTTCACAGACCTTATAAGGTCCCGTTGCAAACATTTGGAGCAACAGTGCTTTGCCTGCCGCCTGCTTTGTTGCTTCTTTTTGTCATGTACCTGGCTTCTTTAAAGACGTTTATAGTAAGTGGCTCAGTCATTATTCTAGGGTTGTTCTTGTACCCTGCCATAGTGCATGCAAAGGAGAAAAAATGGTGCCATTTTAGTACAAAAGAACCATTGGGACTTTCTAATGATCTTGAGGACCGATCAGCAACTTCTGAACTGGATCCAGTTGTTGCTGATGATGCGTCTCTTAGCCTACTCGGACACTCTAAGAAAGTACAAGATTCTAGAAGCTTGGCACAAGAAATCTCAACAGTGGATTAG
- the LOC132606486 gene encoding probable prolyl 4-hydroxylase 9, which produces MKSTGKKVIGFKAKLTLPFVFFLCFCFFLVGLFGSTVIFQDVDNVRSRYRLLELVEKEMHGSISHGVTGELSIDSIPFQVLSWRPRTLYFPNFATAEQCHSIIQMAKPKLKPSSLALRKGETEESTKGVRTSSGTFISASDDRTGILASVEIKIAKATMIPRSHGEAFNVLRYELGQRYVSHYDAFNPAEYGPQKSQRIASFLLYLSDVEEGGETMFPLENGSNKGYDYGACTGLKVKPRQGDGLLFYSVFPNGTIDKASLHGSCPVIKGEKWVATKWIRNEEQQD; this is translated from the exons ATGAAGTCTACAGGGAAAAAAGTTATAGGCTTCAAGGCTAAGCTCACGTTACCGTTCGTCTTCTTCCTTTGTTTCTGTTTCTTTCTCGTTGGACTTTTCGGATCCACCGTCATCTTTCAG GATGTGGATAATGTTCGATCAAGGTATAGATTGCTAGAATTAGTAGAGAAAGAAATGCATGGATCAATATCTCATGGTGTTACCGGAGAGCTTTCGATTGATTCCATCCCATTCCAG GTCTTGAGCTGGAGACCTCGAACTCTATATTTCCCTAACTTTGCAACAGCTGAACAATGTCACAGTATAATTCAAATGGCAAAGCCTAAACTTAAACCATCATCACTTGCTCTGCGTAAAGGAGAAACTGAAGAGAGTACCAAGGGTGTTCGAACAAG TTCAGGCACATTTATCTCTGCATCAGATGACAGAACTGGTATCTTGGCTTCTGTTGAGATAAAAATTGCCAAGGCTACAATGATCCCTAGGAGCCATGGAGAG GCATTCAATGTTCTGAGATATGAGCTTGGGCAGAGATATGTGTCTCATTATGATGCGTTCAATCCTGCTGAGTATGGCCCTCAAAAAAGCCAGAGA ATCGCTTCATTCTTGTTGTACTTGTCTGATGTGGAAGAAGGCGGAGAAACCATGTTTCCACTTGAA AATGGCTCAAATAAGGGGTATGATTATGGTGCTTGCACAGGGTTAAAAGTTAAGCCACGCCAAGGAGATGGACTTCTGTTTTATTCAGTATTTCCAAACGGAACAATAGATAAG GCTTCCCTACATGGAAGTTGTCCTGTTATCAAAGGAGAGAAATGGGTGGCTACAAAATGGATCAGAAATGAAGAACAGCAGGATTAA